The following is a genomic window from Opitutus sp. GAS368.
CGTGGCAAGGGCCGGGTAATACGCCGCGAGGGCGCCGACCAGCGACGACAGCATGCCCATCGGCGGGGCGTCCTTGGGGAAACCCTCGAAGAGCCGCTGCATCTGCGGCTCGATGTGGGCGTTATCCCGCAGCAGGTCGCCGAACTTTTGCCGCTGCGAGGCGGTCGGGAGCTCGCCGTAGATGACGAGGTAGGCGGTCTCGACGAACTCCGACTGGGCGGCCAGCTGCTCGATCGGGTAACCGCGGTGGCGAAGGATGCCGTTGTCGCCGTCGAGGAACGTCACCTGACTTTCGCAGGAGCCGGTGTTACCGTAGCCCTGGTCGTAGAAGATGTAGCCGGTGTCCTTGCGGAGGTTGCGGGCGTCAATCGCCTGTTCCCCTTCAGTGCCGGTCATCACCGGGTAGGTCACTTCCTTGTCGTCGATCTTGATGAGGGCGTTCTTGGCGGCCATGGTGGGGAGAGTAGAAAAAAGAGCAGAAATCAGGCCCGTTGCAAAGCAAAGCCGCGGGTTTTTGCGGACCGGCGGGCGGGCATTAGGCGGGCGGATCAGGCCCATGAAAAACCCGTTGGCTGCCCGTAATGTGTCCGGTTTCTTGGTGGAACCCGACCTCCGGGCGGATTGGTCCGGCGCACGTCCTGAAACCCGCCCGGAGGTCGGGTTCCACCTTCCTGGTTCAATTCGCCTGCAGGGGCGGCACGGCAAAATCGCTGGCGGGAAACGTCTCGTTCAAGACCACCTGCTCAAAGTTCAGGGTGACGATCCGGCCGCTTTTCTCGCGGTTGCTGACCTTGCGCGCAAACCGGATGCCATTGACGAACATCTCACCCTCCTCGCGGATCTCGACGCCGGCCTCGGTCTCGGTCTTGACCAGCCGGGCGGTGGCCTTGTCATAGTAACGGGTGAGCACGATGTTGTCGCTGTAGCTGAACACCAGCTTCACGCAGGCGAGGCCGTCCACGGTCGCATCGCCGCCCACCGTCACGGAACCGCGCAGCTTCTCGATGCCCCGGAGGAAATTGAGGTTGTCCCACGCCTGCGCCCGCAGGCGTTTGGTCTGGGTCGCATCCAGCAGGGTGAGCTGCCACTGCGTGGGATTCTTGGGGTTGGTGCGCTTCTGCCAGGCATCGTAGTCATCGAGCGCCAGCACCTCGATGAGTTCGGGGCTGGTGAAGGTGAAGCGCTGCTGCATCGGCTTCTGGAAGATGACGTCCATCGCCCGGCTGACCGTCCGGTCCACCAGCACGGCCTTGTCTGTCTCGGAAGGAACCTTCTCCGTGACCTCGATCGTGCCGACGAAGTGGACGCTCGTCACCCCCTGCAGGGCGCTCTCGCTGCCCAGGCGGGCGCGGGCGCGGGCGATCCATTGTTCGGCGGTCTGGGCGGTGGCGGGCAGGACAGCGCCCAACAGGGCGGCAACAGCCAGGACGAGACGGGCTTTCATGGGGTGGTTTGACAGTAGAATTGGGGGCGGGTGCCCCTGTGCGCAACGGGAAACTACTCCCATTCGATGGTCGCCGGGGGCTTGGAGCTGATATCGAGCACCACGCGACTGACCCCCCGCACCTCGTTGGTGATGCGGCTGGAAATCTTCTGCAACAGGTCGGGCGGCAGCCGCGCCCAATCGGCGGTCATGGCGTCGATGCTCTCCACGATGCGGAGGGCGATGACGTAGTCGTAGGTGCGCTCGTCGCCGAAGACGCCCACGGTCTTGACGGGCAGGAACACGGCGAAGGACTGCCAGACCTTCCAGTAATGACCGGACTTCATCATCTCCTCCTGCAACACCGCGTCGGCGTTGCGGAGGATTTCCAGTTTGTCGGCGGTGATGTCGCCCATCACCCGGACGCCGAGGCCGGGGCCCGGGAACGGCTGGCGCCAGACGACCTCGCGCGGCAGGCCGAGCGCGGCGCCGACCTGGCGCACCTCGTCCTTGAAGAGCTCGCGCAGCGGCTCGATCAGCCTGAGCTTCATGCGCGCGGGCAGGCCGCCGACGTTGTGATGTGTCTTGATCAGCGAGGCGGGATTGCCCGCGATAGAAACCGACTCGATGACGTCCGGATAGAGGGTCCCCTGCCCCAGGAACTGGGCGCCGCCGATGGACTTCAGCGACTTTTCAAAGACCTCGACGAAGGTGCGGCCGATGATCTTGCGTTTGGTCTCCGGCTCGGTGACGCCCTTGAGGCGTTTGAGGAAGAGCGGTGTCGCGTCCACGACGCGCAGGTCGATCTTGAAATTCCGCTGGTAGAGCGCCTCGACGTAGGCGCGCTCGTCCTTGCGCAGGAGACCGTTGTCCACGAACACGCAGGTGAGCTGCTTGCCGATGGCCTTGTGCAGCAGCGCAGCCGCGACGGAGGAATCGACGCCGCCGGAGAGGCCGAGCAGCACGCGGGACCTGCCAACCTTGGCGCGGATGTCGGCAACGGCGTGGGCGATGAAGTCCTTGGTCGTCCAGTCCTGCTTCGCGCCGCAGACGCGGACGAGGAAGTTGCGAATCATGTCCACGCCGCGCTCGGTGTGGAAGACCTCTGGGTGGAACTGGATGCCGTAGAAGCGACGCTTGGGATCCTCGATGCCGGCGAAAGGCGAGTTGTCGGAAACGGCCGTCGCCACGAAGCCCGGCGGCAGCCGGGTGAGCTTGTCGCCGTGCGAGTTCCAGATGCGGAGTTTTTTGGGCAGGCCGGCGAAAAGTTTGCCGGGTTTCTTGATGGTGAGGTGGCCGTGACCGTATTCGCGGGCCTTGCTGAGGGCGACCTTGCCGCCGAGGAAGTGCCCCATCAGCTGGACCCCATAGCAGATGCCCAACACGGGCACGCCGAGTTTGAATATCTCGGGATCGGGGTGCGGGGCCGTCTTCGCATAGACGCTCTGCGGGCCGCCGGAAAGAATGATGCCCACGACGCCCTCCTCGCGGAGCTTGGCCGCCGGCGTGCTGAAGTGGTAGATCTTCGAGTAGACCTGGCATTCGCGGATGCGCCGCGCAATGACCTGGGTGAGCTGGGAACCGAAATCGAGAACAGCAATTGTCTGCGCCATGCGGGAAACTGGGAGGGTTTTTGACCGAAAGAAACCAAAAAATTACCTCACCCCGCCAGCAAGTCCAGCGCCCCCGCCAGCACGCGCACCCCCTGGGCGATTTCCTCCGGGGCGGTGTATTCGTCCGGCCGGTGGCTGATGCCGTCCTTCGAGGGCACAAAGATCATCGCCGTGGGGCAGACCTGGGCCATGAACAGCGAGTCGTGGTAGGCCCGGCTGATCATCCGCTGGCAGGGCAGGCCCAGGGCCGCCGCGGCCTGCTCCACCGCCGTGACGATATGCGGCGCACAGGTGGCCGGCGGGTCGGCGTTGATCAACTGCTCCTTGAAGCCGCAGCGCCGGCGCTCCGCCGCCGCCTTGGCGGCCGTGCGGATAACCGCCAGCACGCCATCGCGTCGGGCACCGTCAATGTCGCGCACGTCGATCTCGAGCCGCACCTCGCGCGGAATGCTGTTCACCGCGCCGGGCAGCACCTGCACCAGGCCGCAGGTGGCGACGGTATCACGGCTCTGGGTGGCCAGCGCCGCCTGTTCGACCGCCTGCATGATCTCGGCGGCCGCCAGTGACGGATCGTGCCGGTCCGGCATGAGCACCGTGCCGGCGTGACCGCCCGGGCCGGTCAGGTCGACACGCAGCGCCGCGGGCGCGGCGATGGCCGTGACCACGCCGATGGGCATTTTCTTCGACTCCAGCAAGGGGCCCTGCTCGATGTGCAGCTCGACAAAGGAGTCGTAACAGCCCGGCGTCAGCCGCGTGCTTTCCAGCGTGCCGTGCATGTAGGCCTGGGCGCAGACGTCGTCCACGGACAGCCCCTGCGGGTCGCGCAGGCTGTCGATCTTCTGCCGCGAGAGTGTGCCGGCCATCAGCCGGCTACCGAGGCAGCCCAAGCCGAAGCGCGTGGGTTCCTCCGCCGTGAACATGACCAGCTCGATCGAACGCCGCGGCCGGCGGCCCGCCCGCTGCAACGCACGGATGGCCTCCAGCCCGCCGAGAACCCCGACCACGCCGTCGAAGCGCCCGGCATTGGGAATGGCGTCGATGTGCGAACCGGTGGCAACCGGCGCCGCCGCGGGATCCGTGCCCGGCCAGCGGGCAAAGGTGTTGCCGACGGCATCCTCGCGCACGACCAGGCCGGCATCCGCATAAAGCAGCTTCAGCCATTCGCGGGCCCGCAGGTCCACCGAGCTGAACAGCACGCGTGTCACCGACGGATAGGGCGTGTCGGAGACATGCGCGAGATACTCGATCTCGTCGGTCAGCCGCTTGGTGTCGATCGACAGGCTCATGGGGAAAGGGACGGCGTGGTCGCCACCCCTTCCCTAGCAGGTGCAATGCCGGGTCCGGCCGGAAACCGGCCCGGCCTTTAATGTAGGGTCGGCGCTTGCCGCCGGACCGCGCTGCACTCACAGAACGGTCCGCCGGCCAGCGGCGACCCTACATTACCTTGTATCAACGCGACTAGCGACCGATCCAGACCTTGATGCGGGCCTCGAGCACGGCGAGGGGCAGCGCGCCTTCCATGAGGATCTGGTCGTGGAATTCCTTGATGTCGAACTTCGGACCGAGCTGCTTCTCGGCCAGGGTGCGCAGCTCGCGGATCTTCAGCTGGCCCATCTTGTAACCCAGCGCCTGGCCGGGCCAGGACATGTAACGCTCGATCTCGGCGATCTGCACCTCCGGCTTGCCACCCTCGGCCTCGGCGCCGTATTGCAGGGCCTGCTCGCGCGTCCAGCCCTTGGCGTGCAGGCCGGTGTCAACCACCAGACGGACGGCCCGGTGCATGTCGCCGAACAGCATGCCGAGGTATTGGTAGGGGTCGGCATACATGCCGAGCTCCTTGCCGATGCTCTCGGTGTAGAGGGCCCAGCCCTCGACGTAGGCGTTGTTGGCGTCGTAACGGCGGAACTTCGGCAGGCCGGTGTTCTCAAGCGTGAGGGAGATCTGGAAATGGTGGCCCGGGATCGCCTCGTGCAAGAACAGGTCCTCCATGCGCGGCGTGCGGAACTTCACCGGGTTGACGATCGGCACGTAGAAGATGCCGGGGCGCGAGCCGTCGGCGGTGCCGGCGCTGTATTCGGCCGAGGCGGTGGCCGCGCGGAATTTCTCGGTGGCGCGGATCTCAAACCTGGTGCGCGGCAGGTGGCCGAAGAATTTCGGCACGGTGGCCATCACGCGCGCCTCGATGGCGCGATAGCCTTCGAGCACCTCCTCGTCGGTCTTGTAAGGCGCGAATTTCGGGTCGGTGGCGACGAAGTTGAGGAACTCCGGCAACGTGCCCTTGAAGCCGACCTGGGCCTGCACCTTCTCCATCTCGCCTTTGATGCGGGCGACTTCCTTCAGGCCGATCTCGTGGATCTGCTCGGGGGTGAAATCGGTGGTCGTCTGGAGCCGGACGGAATAGGCGTAGGCCTCCTTGCCGCCGGGCAGCGCGCCAATGCCGGCGGTGGCGCGGCACCTGGGCAGGTATTCGTCGCGGATGAACGCGTGCAGCCGCGCATAGGCCGGCAGCATGACGGTGCGGATGCCGGCGGCATACTCGGCGGCCAGGGCGTCGCGTTCCGCCGGGGCGAGCCCGGCCGGCAGCTTCTTCAGCGGGTTGAACAGGATGTTGGTGTCGGCATCGTCCGCCATCAATGGCACCAGTTGCGGCAGCACGCGCTCCATCAGGATGCGCGGCTGGACGACGCCCTTGGCCATGCCCTCGCGCATGTTGGCGATGGCGGTGTCCACCCAGGCGCTGAAGCCGCGGGCGCGGCTGAGGAAGTTCCGGTAGTCCTGCGCGGTTTTGAAGGGATGCACATAGGCCCCCGAGGCCATCTGCGCGAAGGTGAGCGTCGGGCAGCTGAACTGGTTGACGGGCAGCAGCGCGTAAATCTGCTTCGTGCCCGCCAGCCGGGTCGTGAGCGTCCACTTCAGCGTGTCGTAGCTGAGCTGGTCGGTGGCCGAGAGCTTGGCGCGGTCGAACCTGGCCAGCCCGGCGAGATACTTGGCGCACATGGCCGCGACCTTCGCGCGGTGCTCGGCCCCGATGTCGACGGGCCACACGGCCTCGTAGCGGGGATCGTTGTCGCCATTGACGGCGGCATCGACGGGGAACAGGGCGAGGTAATCCTCATAGTAATCGTTGAGCACCGTCTGGAACGGCGAAAGGGCGCCGGTGGCATGGGCGACACCGGCGGCAAACAGGCACAGGGACAGGGACAGGGACAGGAGGAGACGTTTGAGCATGGGGAGGGATTCTTTATTAACCACGGATTACATGAATGGGCACGGATAAATTCACGGGCATGTCATTCTGAGCGGAGCGAAGAATCCAGCAGGGTGTTCGGGGCGAGCATGGTTCTGGATCCTTCGCTTCGCTCAGGATGACAAACAGCGAATATCTCATCCGTGTTAATCCGTGCAATCAGTGGTCAAAAAATCAGAACTTCAGCCGGGTGTTGGTATGGCCGCACTTCGGGCACGGGGCCGTGCCGGTGCCGGTCTTCTCCGTGTAGAGATGGTCGCAGCGGATGCAGTGGAACGTGATCTTGCGGCGCTGGGAATCGTAGAACGCCCGGTCGCGCCGGTCGTAATAGATCCAGAGCGCCCCGAACACCCCCAGCACGAGCAGGCCGTAGAGGACGACATGGAGGGTGATGTCAGGCGGCGTGACCACGGCAGGAACCTCACATGAAGCCGCCCCGAGGCCAAGGGGAAATGCAGCTGAGGTGGTCCGGTTGTAGGATCGCCGCTCGTCGGCGGACCGCGAACGGGAAACGATGCCCGCAAGTGGTCGCGGCCCGTCGACCAGCGACGGCCCTACATTACGATCAAGAAATAAAAAACGCGCCGGCGGTGAAGCCGGCGCGCTGAGAGTAGAATGAAAGGGCGGTTGAGGGCAACCGCCCCTACCCGATTCAGGCTTTCGGAGCCTCGGGAGCGGCTTCGGTCGCCGGGGCGGCGGCCTTGGCCTTCTTGGCCCCCTTCTTCTTTGCACCCTTGGACTTCTTGTAGCCCTGGTCGTCGGCGCCGACGAACTCGATGATCGCCATCTCGGCGGCGTCGCCGATGCGCTGCGGGCCGAGCTTGTAGATGCGGGTGTAGCCGCCGGAACGCTTGGCGAACTGGGCCGCCTTCTCGTTGAAGAGGAGCGTGACGGCACCCTCGTCGCGGATGTCCTTGAGGGCCATGCGGCGGAGGTGGAGGGCGTCGGCCTTGACGGTCGCCGCCGCGGCGTTCTTCGCCTTGGTGATGACCTTCTCAATGAAGGGGCGGAGGGCCTTGGCCTTGGTCAGCGTGGTCTCGATGCGACCGTGCTTGATCAGGCTGGCGCCCATGTTGGAGAGCATCGCCTTGCGGTGCTCGCGGGTGACGCCGAGGGAGGCGTGGTGTTTATTGTGACGCATTGGGTTTGGTAGTTATCGGTCCCCGATCGGCAATCCGGTCGCAGCGTTGGGCGGCAGCGGACGGCGCGAGGACTGAATTAAGTAAGAGGGATGAAGGAAGAAACAGGAGGAGGGAATTTCTTCCTTCCTCCTTCTTAATTCTTACTTCCGGTTAAGCTTCCTTCTTGGTGTCGAGGAGGCGCTCGTCGAACTTCATGCCCAGCGACAGGCCGAGGGCTTCGAGCTTCTCCTTGATCTCGTTGAGGGACTTCTTGCCGAAGTTGCGGTATTTGAGCATCTCCTGCTCGGTCTTCATGGCCAGCTCGCCGACGGTGGTGATGTTGGCGTTGTTCAAGCAGTTCGCCGCGCGGACGGAGAGCTCGATCTCGTTGACCGACATGTTGAGGAGCTTGCGGAGCTTGTTCTGCTCCTCGGAGACCTCGGCGGCCTGGCTCTCGAACTCGTAGGCCTCCTGCGAGACGCGGTCGAACACGTCAAGGTGGTGCTTGAGGATCGAGGCGGACTGCTTGAGGGCGTCGTCCGGGGTGATGCGGCCGTCCGTCCAGACCTCGAGCACGAGCTTGTCGTAATCGGTGATCTGGCCGACGCGGGTGTTCTCGACGGCGTAGCGGACGAGGCGGACCGGGGAGAAGAGCGAGTCGATGGCGATGACGCCGATGGCCTGGTCTTCCTTCTTGTTGCTCTCGCCGGGGCAGTAGCCGCGGCCGGTCTTGATCTCGATGTCGGCCTCGAAGGTGCGCTTGTGGTCGAGGGTGCAGATCAGCTGGTCCGGGTTGACGATCTTGATGTTGGCGTCGGCCTGGATGTCGGCGGCGGTGACGGCGCCCTCGCGGTTGACCTTGAGGTGGAGCTTCACGGCCTCGCGCTTCTCGGAGACGATGAGGATCTTCTTCAGGTTGAGGACGATGTCGGTGACATCCTCGACGACGCCGTCGATGGACTGGAACTCGTGGTTCACGCCCTCGATCTTGATCGAGCTGATGGCGCTGCCCTCGATGGAGCTGAGCAGGACGCGGCGGAGGGAGTTGCCGACGGTGTGGCCATAGCCGGCCTCAAAGGGCTCGGCGATGAACTTGGCGTAGGTGGGCGTGGCGCCCTCCTCGACCTTGGTGAGCTTGGAGGGAATTTCGAACTTTCCGAGACGCTTGGGCATGGGAGGCGGAGTTTTAAGTTTTAAGGAAAAAGGTTTAAGCGAACTGACGGAAACCAGGCGTTAGAAACGCGAGTAGTATTCGACGATGAGCTGTTCGTTGATGGAGGGTTCCATCTCGTCGCGGGTGGGCAGGCGGGTGACGGTGCCCTTGAGGGCCTCGTCGTTGCGGGTGAGCCAGCCGGGGACGACGCGGGCGCGGTTTTCCTCGATGGCGCGGGTGGCCAGCTGGCGGGAGGAGTTGACGGCCTTCATCTCGACCTCGTCGCCCTGGACGACGGTGTAGCTTGCGATGTCGACCTTCTTGCCGTTGACGCGGACGTGGCCGTGGTTGACGAGCTGGCGGGCGGCGGCGCGGCTCTTGGCGAAGCCGAGGAGGTAGACGACGCTGTCGAGGCGGGTCTCGAGGAGCTGCAGGAAGCGCTCGCCGGTGACGCCGCGCTCGCGCTTGGCGATGGCGAACGTGCGGCGAAACTGGCGCTCGAGCAGGCCGTAGATGAAGCGGAGCTTCTGCTTCTCGGCGAGGCCGACGGCGTATTCGGAGAGCTTGCGGCGCGACTTCGGGCCGTGCTGGCCGGGCGGGAAATTGCGGCGCTCGAGCACCTTCGCCGAGCCAACGATGTATTGGCCGAAGCGGCGGCTGATGCGGGTGGAAGGTCCAGTATAACGGGCCATGGGATTAGGGATTTAAAATTTGAGATGTGAGATCTGAGATTGCCCAAAGGGCCTCAGACGCGACGGCGCTTGCGCGGACGGCAGCCGTTGTGCGGCACCGGGGTGACGTCGATGATGGAGGAGATCTCGAGGCCGATGGCCTGGAGGCCGCGGATGGCGGAGTCGCGACCGAGGCCGGGACCGCTCACGCGGATCTGCACTTCCTTGAGGCCGTGCGCCATGGCGTTGCGGGCGGCATCCTGCGCCACGACCTGGGCGGCGTAGGCGGTGGACTTGCGCGAACCGCGGAAGTTGCACTTGCCGGCCGAGGACCAGGAGATGACGTTGCCCTTCGCGTCCGTGATGGAGACGATGGTGTTGTTGAAGGTCGCCGCGATGTTCGCGATGCCGGAGGTGATGTTCTTCGAACCCTTGGCCTTGCGGACCTTGACGGCGAGGAGCTCCTCCTTGAGGAGGTCTTCCGCGGTGACGGCCTTCGGCACGCCTCCGACGAGCTCGACGGGCTTGGTCGCGGCGGCCGGAGCGGCGGCGGCCTCGCCCTCAGCGGCGGGCTTGGCGGCCTTCGGGGCCTTGGCGGGCCTGGCCTCGGCGGCGGGGGCAGCAGCGCCGTCGACGGCGGGAGCAGCCTTCTTGGGCTTTTCTTTCTTGGGCGCGGATTTCTCTTCGGACATGGAGATGGTGATTGGAGATTAGACTTCCTTGGCCTTGGTGACGCCAACGGTCTTGCGCGGGCCCTTGCGGGTGCGGGCGTTGGTGCTGGTGCGCTGGCCGCGGACGGGCAGGCTGCGGCGGTGGCGGATGCCGCGGTAGCAATTGAT
Proteins encoded in this region:
- the guaA gene encoding glutamine-hydrolyzing GMP synthase, translating into MAQTIAVLDFGSQLTQVIARRIRECQVYSKIYHFSTPAAKLREEGVVGIILSGGPQSVYAKTAPHPDPEIFKLGVPVLGICYGVQLMGHFLGGKVALSKAREYGHGHLTIKKPGKLFAGLPKKLRIWNSHGDKLTRLPPGFVATAVSDNSPFAGIEDPKRRFYGIQFHPEVFHTERGVDMIRNFLVRVCGAKQDWTTKDFIAHAVADIRAKVGRSRVLLGLSGGVDSSVAAALLHKAIGKQLTCVFVDNGLLRKDERAYVEALYQRNFKIDLRVVDATPLFLKRLKGVTEPETKRKIIGRTFVEVFEKSLKSIGGAQFLGQGTLYPDVIESVSIAGNPASLIKTHHNVGGLPARMKLRLIEPLRELFKDEVRQVGAALGLPREVVWRQPFPGPGLGVRVMGDITADKLEILRNADAVLQEEMMKSGHYWKVWQSFAVFLPVKTVGVFGDERTYDYVIALRIVESIDAMTADWARLPPDLLQKISSRITNEVRGVSRVVLDISSKPPATIEWE
- a CDS encoding M20 family metallo-hydrolase, translated to MSLSIDTKRLTDEIEYLAHVSDTPYPSVTRVLFSSVDLRAREWLKLLYADAGLVVREDAVGNTFARWPGTDPAAAPVATGSHIDAIPNAGRFDGVVGVLGGLEAIRALQRAGRRPRRSIELVMFTAEEPTRFGLGCLGSRLMAGTLSRQKIDSLRDPQGLSVDDVCAQAYMHGTLESTRLTPGCYDSFVELHIEQGPLLESKKMPIGVVTAIAAPAALRVDLTGPGGHAGTVLMPDRHDPSLAAAEIMQAVEQAALATQSRDTVATCGLVQVLPGAVNSIPREVRLEIDVRDIDGARRDGVLAVIRTAAKAAAERRRCGFKEQLINADPPATCAPHIVTAVEQAAAALGLPCQRMISRAYHDSLFMAQVCPTAMIFVPSKDGISHRPDEYTAPEEIAQGVRVLAGALDLLAG
- a CDS encoding DUF885 domain-containing protein gives rise to the protein MLKRLLLSLSLSLCLFAAGVAHATGALSPFQTVLNDYYEDYLALFPVDAAVNGDNDPRYEAVWPVDIGAEHRAKVAAMCAKYLAGLARFDRAKLSATDQLSYDTLKWTLTTRLAGTKQIYALLPVNQFSCPTLTFAQMASGAYVHPFKTAQDYRNFLSRARGFSAWVDTAIANMREGMAKGVVQPRILMERVLPQLVPLMADDADTNILFNPLKKLPAGLAPAERDALAAEYAAGIRTVMLPAYARLHAFIRDEYLPRCRATAGIGALPGGKEAYAYSVRLQTTTDFTPEQIHEIGLKEVARIKGEMEKVQAQVGFKGTLPEFLNFVATDPKFAPYKTDEEVLEGYRAIEARVMATVPKFFGHLPRTRFEIRATEKFRAATASAEYSAGTADGSRPGIFYVPIVNPVKFRTPRMEDLFLHEAIPGHHFQISLTLENTGLPKFRRYDANNAYVEGWALYTESIGKELGMYADPYQYLGMLFGDMHRAVRLVVDTGLHAKGWTREQALQYGAEAEGGKPEVQIAEIERYMSWPGQALGYKMGQLKIRELRTLAEKQLGPKFDIKEFHDQILMEGALPLAVLEARIKVWIGR
- a CDS encoding hydrogenase nickel incorporation protein HypA; amino-acid sequence: MVTPPDITLHVVLYGLLVLGVFGALWIYYDRRDRAFYDSQRRKITFHCIRCDHLYTEKTGTGTAPCPKCGHTNTRLKF
- the rplQ gene encoding 50S ribosomal protein L17 produces the protein MRHNKHHASLGVTREHRKAMLSNMGASLIKHGRIETTLTKAKALRPFIEKVITKAKNAAAATVKADALHLRRMALKDIRDEGAVTLLFNEKAAQFAKRSGGYTRIYKLGPQRIGDAAEMAIIEFVGADDQGYKKSKGAKKKGAKKAKAAAPATEAAPEAPKA
- a CDS encoding DNA-directed RNA polymerase subunit alpha, coding for MPKRLGKFEIPSKLTKVEEGATPTYAKFIAEPFEAGYGHTVGNSLRRVLLSSIEGSAISSIKIEGVNHEFQSIDGVVEDVTDIVLNLKKILIVSEKREAVKLHLKVNREGAVTAADIQADANIKIVNPDQLICTLDHKRTFEADIEIKTGRGYCPGESNKKEDQAIGVIAIDSLFSPVRLVRYAVENTRVGQITDYDKLVLEVWTDGRITPDDALKQSASILKHHLDVFDRVSQEAYEFESQAAEVSEEQNKLRKLLNMSVNEIELSVRAANCLNNANITTVGELAMKTEQEMLKYRNFGKKSLNEIKEKLEALGLSLGMKFDERLLDTKKEA
- the rpsD gene encoding 30S ribosomal protein S4, producing the protein MARYTGPSTRISRRFGQYIVGSAKVLERRNFPPGQHGPKSRRKLSEYAVGLAEKQKLRFIYGLLERQFRRTFAIAKRERGVTGERFLQLLETRLDSVVYLLGFAKSRAAARQLVNHGHVRVNGKKVDIASYTVVQGDEVEMKAVNSSRQLATRAIEENRARVVPGWLTRNDEALKGTVTRLPTRDEMEPSINEQLIVEYYSRF
- the rpsK gene encoding 30S ribosomal protein S11, with translation MSEEKSAPKKEKPKKAAPAVDGAAAPAAEARPAKAPKAAKPAAEGEAAAAPAAATKPVELVGGVPKAVTAEDLLKEELLAVKVRKAKGSKNITSGIANIAATFNNTIVSITDAKGNVISWSSAGKCNFRGSRKSTAYAAQVVAQDAARNAMAHGLKEVQIRVSGPGLGRDSAIRGLQAIGLEISSIIDVTPVPHNGCRPRKRRRV